Proteins found in one Raphanus sativus cultivar WK10039 unplaced genomic scaffold, ASM80110v3 Scaffold3010, whole genome shotgun sequence genomic segment:
- the LOC108818642 gene encoding phosphomevalonate kinase, peroxisomal isoform X1, with the protein MAVSVASAPGKVLMTGGYLILERPNTGLVLSTNARFYAIVKPINEEVKPESWAWKWTDVKLTSPQLSRESMYKLSLNHLTLQSVSASDSRNPFVEHAIQYAIAAAHLASDKDKEALHKLFLQGLDITILGSNDFYSYRNQIESLGLPVTPESLGTLAPFASITFNSGESNGANCKPEVAKTGLGSSAAMTTAVVAALLHYLGVVDLSDPCKEGKFGCSDLDVIHMIAQTSHCLAQGKVGSGFDVSCAVYGSQRYVRFSPEVLSFAKVAVTGLPLHEVIGGILKGKWDHERTEFCLPPLMNLFLGEPGSGGSSSPSMVSAVKKWQMSDPEKARENWQKLSDANLELETKLNSLSKLAKDHWDVYLGVIKSCSVLTSEKWVLHANEPINEAVIRELLGARDAMLRIRILMRQMGEAAGVPIEPESQTQLLDSTMNAEGVLLAGVPGAGGFDAIFAITLWDSGSKLTQAWSSHNVLALLVKEDPHGVCLESGDPRTTGITSGVSSIHIE; encoded by the exons ATGGCTGT CAGTGTTGCTTCTGCTCCGGGGAAGGTGTTGATGACTGGAGGATACCTCATACTCGAGAGGCCAAACACAGGTCTTGTGTTGAGTACAAATGCACGTTTCTACGCCATTGTCAAGCCCATCAATGAAGAAGTCAAGCCTGAGAGTTGGGCCTGG aaatGGACAGATGTCAAATTAACATCACCACAGCTCTCAAGAGAAAGCATGTATAAACTCTCACTTAATCATTTGACTCTTCAGTCTGTGTCTGCAAG tgaTTCAAGAAACCCCTTTGTAGAGCATGCTATACAGTATGCCATCGCTGCTGCTCATTTGGCAAGCGACAAGGACAAAGAAGCGTTGCACAAACTTTTCTTGCAAG GTCTTGATATCACAATACTAGGCTCCAATGACTTTTACTCCTACCGGAATCAG ATAGAATCGCTTGGGCTTCCAGTGACACCAGAATCGCTGGGTACCCTTGCACCTTTTGCATCAATCACATTCAACTCAGGAGAGTCAAATGGTGCTAACTGCAAGCCTGAAGTTGCAAAAACTGGCTTAGGTTCTTCAGCTGCAATGACAACAGCTGTTGTTGCAGCTCTATTACATTATCTCGGAGTGGTTGACCTATCCGATCCATGTAAAGAAGGAAAGTTTGGTTGTTCTGATCTAGATGTTATCCATATGATAGCACAAACATCCCACTGTCTTGCACAAGGGAAGGTTGGAAGTGGGTTTGATGTCAGCTGTGCGGTCTATGGGAGTCAGCGTTATGTCCGCTTCTCTCCGGAAGTCTTGTCATTTGCTAAG GTTGCAGTTACGGGTTTACCATTACATGAAGTTATTGGCGGAATCTTGAAGGGAAAATGGGACCATGAAAGAACCGAGTTCTGTTTACCTCCACTGATGAATCTT TTCCTTGGAGAACCTGGAAGTGGTGGATCCTCGTCACCATCGATGGTAAGTGCTGTAAAGAAGTGGCAAATGTCTGATCCAGAGAAAGCGCGAGAAAACTGGCAAAAGTTGTCTGATGCGAATTTGGAGCTGGAAACTAAGCTAAACAGTCTGAGCAAATTAGCCAAAGACCACTGGGATGTTTATCTAGGAGTCATCAAGTCTTGTAGTGTGCTTACTTCTGAAAAG TGGGTGCTACATGCTAATGAACCAATCAACGAAGCGGTTATTAGAGAACTCTTAGGAGCAAGAGATGCTATGTTGAGGATTAGGATTCTTATGCGGCAGATGGGTGAAGCTGCTGGTGTTCCA ATAGAACCTGAATCTCAAACTCAACTTTTGGATTCTACAATGAATGCGGAAGGGGTCCTACTTGCTGGTGTTCCTGGGGCTGGTGGGTTTGATGCCATATTTGCAATTACTCTATGGGATTCTGGAAGCAAACTGACCCAGGCATGGAGTTCACACAATGTTCTGGCGTTGTTGGTGAAAGAAGATCCACACGGCGTTTGCCTAGAAAGTGGTGATCCGCGCACCACAGGTATTACTTCAGGCGTTTCATCAATTCATATTGAGTAA
- the LOC108818642 gene encoding phosphomevalonate kinase, peroxisomal isoform X2: MAVVASAPGKVLMTGGYLILERPNTGLVLSTNARFYAIVKPINEEVKPESWAWKWTDVKLTSPQLSRESMYKLSLNHLTLQSVSASDSRNPFVEHAIQYAIAAAHLASDKDKEALHKLFLQGLDITILGSNDFYSYRNQIESLGLPVTPESLGTLAPFASITFNSGESNGANCKPEVAKTGLGSSAAMTTAVVAALLHYLGVVDLSDPCKEGKFGCSDLDVIHMIAQTSHCLAQGKVGSGFDVSCAVYGSQRYVRFSPEVLSFAKVAVTGLPLHEVIGGILKGKWDHERTEFCLPPLMNLFLGEPGSGGSSSPSMVSAVKKWQMSDPEKARENWQKLSDANLELETKLNSLSKLAKDHWDVYLGVIKSCSVLTSEKWVLHANEPINEAVIRELLGARDAMLRIRILMRQMGEAAGVPIEPESQTQLLDSTMNAEGVLLAGVPGAGGFDAIFAITLWDSGSKLTQAWSSHNVLALLVKEDPHGVCLESGDPRTTGITSGVSSIHIE; the protein is encoded by the exons ATGGCTGT TGTTGCTTCTGCTCCGGGGAAGGTGTTGATGACTGGAGGATACCTCATACTCGAGAGGCCAAACACAGGTCTTGTGTTGAGTACAAATGCACGTTTCTACGCCATTGTCAAGCCCATCAATGAAGAAGTCAAGCCTGAGAGTTGGGCCTGG aaatGGACAGATGTCAAATTAACATCACCACAGCTCTCAAGAGAAAGCATGTATAAACTCTCACTTAATCATTTGACTCTTCAGTCTGTGTCTGCAAG tgaTTCAAGAAACCCCTTTGTAGAGCATGCTATACAGTATGCCATCGCTGCTGCTCATTTGGCAAGCGACAAGGACAAAGAAGCGTTGCACAAACTTTTCTTGCAAG GTCTTGATATCACAATACTAGGCTCCAATGACTTTTACTCCTACCGGAATCAG ATAGAATCGCTTGGGCTTCCAGTGACACCAGAATCGCTGGGTACCCTTGCACCTTTTGCATCAATCACATTCAACTCAGGAGAGTCAAATGGTGCTAACTGCAAGCCTGAAGTTGCAAAAACTGGCTTAGGTTCTTCAGCTGCAATGACAACAGCTGTTGTTGCAGCTCTATTACATTATCTCGGAGTGGTTGACCTATCCGATCCATGTAAAGAAGGAAAGTTTGGTTGTTCTGATCTAGATGTTATCCATATGATAGCACAAACATCCCACTGTCTTGCACAAGGGAAGGTTGGAAGTGGGTTTGATGTCAGCTGTGCGGTCTATGGGAGTCAGCGTTATGTCCGCTTCTCTCCGGAAGTCTTGTCATTTGCTAAG GTTGCAGTTACGGGTTTACCATTACATGAAGTTATTGGCGGAATCTTGAAGGGAAAATGGGACCATGAAAGAACCGAGTTCTGTTTACCTCCACTGATGAATCTT TTCCTTGGAGAACCTGGAAGTGGTGGATCCTCGTCACCATCGATGGTAAGTGCTGTAAAGAAGTGGCAAATGTCTGATCCAGAGAAAGCGCGAGAAAACTGGCAAAAGTTGTCTGATGCGAATTTGGAGCTGGAAACTAAGCTAAACAGTCTGAGCAAATTAGCCAAAGACCACTGGGATGTTTATCTAGGAGTCATCAAGTCTTGTAGTGTGCTTACTTCTGAAAAG TGGGTGCTACATGCTAATGAACCAATCAACGAAGCGGTTATTAGAGAACTCTTAGGAGCAAGAGATGCTATGTTGAGGATTAGGATTCTTATGCGGCAGATGGGTGAAGCTGCTGGTGTTCCA ATAGAACCTGAATCTCAAACTCAACTTTTGGATTCTACAATGAATGCGGAAGGGGTCCTACTTGCTGGTGTTCCTGGGGCTGGTGGGTTTGATGCCATATTTGCAATTACTCTATGGGATTCTGGAAGCAAACTGACCCAGGCATGGAGTTCACACAATGTTCTGGCGTTGTTGGTGAAAGAAGATCCACACGGCGTTTGCCTAGAAAGTGGTGATCCGCGCACCACAGGTATTACTTCAGGCGTTTCATCAATTCATATTGAGTAA